CATTTGAAGGTGTTGAAAGCGCTCTAGTCATTGCAGGAAGTGATAAACGGGGTACGATCTATGGTTTATTTCACTTATCTGAACGTCTTGGTGTTTCTCCGCTAGTTGACTGGAGTAGTGTAAAGCCACAGCGTAAAGAAGCATTTTCCTTGAGTAAAGACTTGAAATATATTTCTAAAGAGCCGTCAGTTCGTTACCGTGGCTTTTTCATCAATGATGAATGGCCTGCCTTTGGTAACTGGACGATGAAAAATTTCGGCGGATTTAATGCAGAAATGTATGATCATGTCTTTGAACTGCTATTGAGATTAAAAGGAAATTACCTCTGGCCTGCAATGTGGTCAGCTCGTTTCAGTGATGAAGGGCCGGGACTCGCAAATGCTGAATTGGCAGATGAATATGGAGTCGTCATGGGCGCATCGCATCATGAGCCTTGCTTGCGTTATGGAGAGGAATATAAATATCTCCGTGGAGAGAATTCAATTTACGGAGATGCCTGGAATTTTATTTCTAACAGAGAAGGAATCACAAAGTTCTGGGAAGACGGTCTAAAGCGCAGCGGAAAATTTGAAAATGTGATTACTGTAGGAATGCGTGGCGAACAAGATACTTCCATCATGGGGAAAAATGCAACATTAGCTGACAATATTGAACTGCTAAGAGTTGTATTACAGACACAAAATCGATTGATACAAGAAAACGTTAATCCTAATCTTTCTGAAGTACCTAGGATGCTTGCCTTATATAAAGAAGTAGAACCATTCTTTTATGGAGATAAGGATACACCAGGATTAATGAACTCTAAGGAGCTTGAGGATGTTATCTTGATGCTCTGTGATGACAATCACGGAAATCTTCGAACATTACCAACGAAAGAAATGCGTAACCATAAAGGTGGTTATGGTATGTATTACCATTTTGATTACCATGGTGGGCCAATTTCTTATGAATGGATTAACAGTTCTTATCTTCCGAAGATATGGGAACAGATGACGATGGCTTACGACTTTGGTATCCGCGATCTTTGGATCGTAAATGTTGGTGATGTTTGCACGCAGGAATTCCCGTTATCATATTTCCTAGATATGGCTTATGATTTTGAAAAATGGGGAACGAGTGCCTTAAATTCAACGGATTTATATACCAAACAATGGATTGAAAAACAGTTTGGTGGTGTGTTTGGTCCGGATGAAATGGAAAAGGTATGGGAGCTACTGACAGGTTATACAAAGATTGCTCATAATCGTAGACCTGAGCATATGAATGCAGATGTATACCATCCCGTGAATTACAAGGAAACGGATCATTTATTAGCGCGAATCCATTACCTATTAGAGCTTGCAGAAGAACTTTATAAGCAGGTGAATCCTGAGCACTTCCCAGCTTACTTTGCACTAATTTATTATCCGACTGTAGGTAACCTTAATTTACAGAAAATGTGGTTACTTACTGGGAAAAATAACCACGCAGCCAAATTAGGTCAAATGGAGGCAAACCAACTCTCTGAACAGATTAAAGAATGTCTAAAAAGAGATCGTGAACTAGTGGAGCAATATCATTCGATTGAGGATGGCAAGTGGTATGGTATGGGCCTATCTGAACATATTGGTTTTATTCATTGGAATGAAGATGAGTGCAAGTACCCAATCCTAATGAATGTCATGCCTGCTAGTAAACCAAGACTAATGGTTAGGGTGGATGGAACAGATCAACACAGTGAAGGAAGCCCATGGCATAAAAACACCTTAAATTTAAATGACTTTTTAGAGCCTGATGTGGAGAAAGCTTCTTTTACAATCTCTAGTATTAGTGACCTTAATGCAGAGTTTAAAATCACGTGCGAAAACCAATGGTTAAAGTTTTCTAAGACAAGTGGGAGCTTAGATGGTATCGAAAAAGCAACGGAAAAAGTTGATGTAAAAATTGATCGTAGTGCAATAAATGGAGAAACTGAAGGTAGAATAGTAGTGGAAACACCAGTAGGTACTTGTACAATCATTGTAATCGCATCACCAATCGACATCGGTAACCTAGCTAAGAAGACTTTTATTCAGACAAAAGGATATATTTCTATCGAAGCAGAGCATTATGTCTTAAAACAGGAAGTTAAGAGCGAGCAGGGGGCTGTTCATAAATTCGAAGTGCTTGATGGTTATGGTAAAACATTATCAGCTGTAAAGGCTTTTCCGACGACAGAGTACTTTACTCCAGGAAAGGATGCTCCTAACCTTGAATATCAATTCGTAGTACAGGAAGCTGGATCCTATGAGTTGGAGTTATATATGCAGCCTTCTAACCCAGTATCGAATGATTTCACGATATTCTGTGGCATCCAAACAAATGATGATGAAATTTACATTGTGAATACACTTCCTGAAGGGTATCGTGTTGATGATGACAACTGGGCAATTAGGGTGCTTGACAATATCGACAGGCACGTGATTAAAATAAACTGTCATGAAGGAGTAAATACCTTACGTATTTACGCAGTCAGTCCTGGATTTGTATTAGAAAAGCTCGTCATCTATCCCGAAGGAAAGAGACCTGCAAATAGCTATCTAGGACCAACAGAAACCTATTATGTAGGAAGATAACAAAAAAGTGACCAATTTGATTGGTCACTTTATTTTATTATAAGGCTCTTTTCGTAAACATTGTGGCTTTTTAACCTAAAATAATTGGAAAAATTCCTTAGATGAAGGTATCACTCAATAAAATGAGTAAGAAAAGAGCACTACTTATTAAATAAGTTGTGAAATCTTAGTATTTTTGTGTAAAAATCCGGCTTTTGGGATTTTTACGAAAGCAACAAACTTTGCGAAAACAGCTTATTGTATAGATGAAAATTCCCTGGTTCTGCCTAGGATCGTTTAATGTATACATTTAACTCAGATTGATAAACCTTTGGTCTATGATTTATCTAGAATTATGAATTTTTAGCCAATGGATTAAATTGATAATTCTCTGGGAACGCCTCAGGTTTTTCGCAGGTGCTTTGCATTCGATAGAAGGTCCCACTTTCAGAGGAATCGTGGAAACCGTGCATCGCTTCTAATACATGGAATGCCAATTCTCCATTCGCTCGATGCGGTTTGCCTGTTAGAATGGCAAGGGCCATATCTGCTACACCGATACCACGGCTGTTACCAGCATAATGATGGGTGAGGGGGACCTCAACAAATTCTTTTTCTTCGCGTTTGCGAATTCGAACAGGTCCACCAAACGTATTGGGATTTGGGACAAGCAATGTACCCTTACTTCCATAAATTTCAATTGGTGGAAGAGTGGAACCACCAAATGCATCAAAGCTTGTAGTAATCGTTCCTATAACGCCAGAACTAAATTCTATGGTACCCGCAATATGAGTCGGGGTTTTTACTTGAATAATGGTTCCTGCTTTTGGCTGGCTCAAAATCGTACGTTCAGGGTAACTAATTCGAGTAGAACCTGAAAGACGACGGATTGGTCCTAATAAATTTACTAGTGCAGTTAAATAATAAGGTCCCATATCAAACATTGGACCTCCGCCCTCGTCATAGTAGAAACCTGGGTCTGGATGCCAATGCTCATGTCCACGCCCAATCATAAATGCAGAAGCGCCAATGGGTGTACCAATTTCACTTTTTTCAATCAAATGGCGAGCGGTTTGCATCCCGCCGCCTAAGAAAGTATCAGGTGCACTTCCAACAAGTAGGCCCTTTCCTTTTGCCACATCTAAAATCATTTGACCTTCTTCACGTGTTACCGCAAGTGGTTTTTCAACATACACATGTTTTCCAGCCTCAAGAGCTTGAATACAAACCTGTGCATGTGCCTTAGGAATTGTTAAATTGATGATAAGATCAACATCAGGATCGTCAAGGATTTCACTTACTGAATAAGCGTTTTGAATATTGAATTTCTCAGCTTGAGCACGAGCTCTCTCCACATCTAAGTCTGCGCAAGCAACTAGTTCTAGATGATCGAAGCTAGGAATGTTTTGCATATAGATAGAGCTTATATTTCCACAACCGATAATCCCTATTTTCACTTTACTCATTGAACTTTCCTCCCACTGTGATTATTGACTATCTCCCATACCTGTATAGATGCGGCTGCCGTTTCCTACTGCAGCAAACGTATTCGATTCCTTTTTTGCATATAGAGTTTTTCCTTCTGCCGCCCATAAGAAGCCTCGGCGCATGATAAGGGATACTTCAGGCATTGATACAATATTTGCAAGATGACCTAAAGAACTGTAAAATACGCGGCCAACGCCCCAACGCTTTGTCCATACAACAGGCATATCAACTGCTTTATTTAAAGAATGTGGTCCTTCTACAATTGGGAAGCGAGTTGTTGCAAGTACTTCTACAGCAGGGTCTACATGTAAATAATACTGCTCACTTACTACTTTAAAGTCATGGAAACCTTCTAGGATTGGGCTAGAAGAGTGTTTAATATTGACCATATATTCAACTCCGTCATTTCCAGGATGAGCCACCCAATTTCCACCAGTCATGAACTGCCAGTCGACGTTATTTCGGAACGAGTCACACATCCCCCCGTGACACCCAGCTAATCCAACACCACTCATCACAGCTTTAGAAATATTGTCAACGTACTTTTTTTCAATTTGACCCATTGTCCAGTGAGGAACGATTAAGTCAAGTGATTTTAATTTTTCAGGATCTGCATATGAATCAAGGCTATCAGAAACCTCTACATCAAAATTCTCTTCCTCTAGGATTCCTTTGAAAATACCAGCCACTTGTTCTGGCTCATGGCCGTTCCAGCCGCCCCATACAATCAGTGCTTTTTTTGTCATATTCATTTTTCGCTCCTTTGTTATTAGACTAGGAAAATAGAAATCTTACAAATCTGAAACTTTTACCCACTGTCTTTTTTCAACCGAAAGTTCTACCGCTTCTAAAACCTGTTGGCATTTTACTCCATCTACAAAGTTTGGAACTGGTTGACGGTCTTCAGTGAATGCTTCCATTAACTCGACCATGCTATGAATAAAGGTGTGCTCATAGCCAATGGTATGTCCAGCTGGCCACCAAGCCTCAGAATAAGCATGAGGAGCGTCTGTAGCTAAGACACGGCGGAAGCCTTGTACGTCTTTTGCATCATCAGTAAAATAAACCTGTAGCTCGTTCATGCGTTCAAAGTCAAAGATTACGCTACCTTTGCTACCGTTAATTTCAAATGAATTTGTGCTACGGTGACCTGTTGCAAAACGCGTGGCTTCAAAACTACCTAGCGCTCCATTTGCAAATCGCGCCATAAATAAAGTCGCATCATCTACTGTTACAGGCCCTTTTGGAGAGTTTTCATCACTTGTAGCTGATAAGCCAGTCATGTTAGCAGGAATAGGACGCTCTTTAATAAACGTCTCACTCATACCAATAACTTCTGAAATATCACCAATGAGATAATGAGCCATATCAATGAGATGTGCTCCTAAGTCACCATGCGATCCAGAACCAGCCACCTCTTTTTGAAGTCTCCATACAAGAGGGAAGTTCGGATCAATAATCCAATCTTGTAAAAACCATGCACGGAAATGATAGATTTCTCCTAAACGACCTTCATCAATTAATTTTTTTGCAAGCATAACGGCCGGAGTAAATCTATAGTTAAACCCAACCATATGCTTTACACCTGCTTCTTGTACAGCGGCTAACATTTCACGAGAATCTTGTAATGTAAGCGCTAACGGTTTTTCGCAATAAATGTGTTTTCCAGCTCTAGCAGCTGCAATCGCAATCTCTTTATGTGCATCACTAGGTGCGTTAATATCAATTACATCAATATCATCACGCTCGATTAGGCTTTTCCAATCCGTTGTGTATTCTTCCCAGCCAAATTGTTTAGCTGCTTGAGCCACAGCTTCCTCATTTCTCCCGCAAATGACCTTCATTTCAGGTTTAAGGCTATTTGGAAAGAACATCGGAAGGTCACGATACGCATGACTATGTGCTTTTCCCATAAATTTATAACCAATCATCCCAACGTTAACGGACTTCATCCAATCATCCCCTATTAATTCTATTGCTTGATTGTCTTTCTACAACATATACAGGCAATCGTTCTTGATAACTTTCTGTTTTACCCTGTAAAAGTGCTTGTAAAACCCTTTCTGCAGCCATTTGTCCCATTTCAAACAATGGAACATGGACTGAGCTTAACTGAGGTTGGATAATACTAGCTACATCTGAGTCATCATAGCCAATCAGAGCGTAATCTTGACCAATTTGAAATCCTTGTTCCCCTAAGCCTTGCATGAGTCCAATTGCCATCCGGTCATTCCCAGCAAAAACTGCATCAACCTCTGACAACATAGACCCTATCTCCTGTGCGATTTTGAGCCCGCTTGAACGACTGTAATTGCCTTCGAATACCCAATTATCCTTTAAGGGAATATCTGCTATACGAAGTGCCTCCTGATAACCTTTTAAACGCTCAGAGCTATTTGAATACTCCATGGGTCCATTTAAGAAAGCAATGCGTTTGTAGCCTTTTTTTATTAGTAGTGACACGGCTTCAAAGCTTCCATCATAATGTTTGGCATCAATCGAATTAAACGGTTCATCATCATCGAAGGTTTGGTTAACTAGGCAATAGGGAAGTCCTCGTGTATGCAATCTAGCAATATCTTCTTTTTCGCTAGGTACATCCCGTGCCCCTAAGATGATACAGCCATCTACCTTTTGTGATTGAAAAAGCTGGACATTATCTTTATGTTCATTAGGAGTTTGAAACAATAATAGTAGATTGTACTGATGTTCCCCTAGCTTCATTCCAATTCCACTTAGGATTTCAGAAAAATAATAGGTAGATAGTAAATGAACTTTAGGAAGATAAGGAACGATGACACCGATGTTTCCACTTTTGCCTTTAGCAAAGCTTTGAGCAATGGCATTAGGCTGATAATTTAAAGCGTTAGCTGCTTCAAATACTTTCTGTTTTGTTTCTTCACGGATGGGACCAACATTATTAAACACCCGGGATACTGTGGCTTCTGACACACCTGCTAATTTTGCAACATCAATTCTCTTAGTTATAAAATTCCCTCCATTCTTTACACCAAAAGATATTTACCAGCTGTCAAACTTTTTACGTAAGTGCTTTTATCGTTATGTACACGCGTTCATTTTCTCAAAATTACAATATTCTGTCAATATAATTTCGTCACAGTGACACCCCGAAAAATTTTGTTTCGCAAGTAGGTTTCACAGGCGTTGTTGATAAATCGTTAAACATTGTGAAACAAGAAACTTAGGGGAGTCACTGTGACGAATTTTGAAGTGGTAGGTTCTAGCTTAATAAGAATGTTTTAATGGAAAATATAAAATCTTTATAATTTGCGCTTGGAAGCTGTTTTTTGTTATTTACAAAATATTTGAAAAATAGTAACCTACAGTCTAAAATTATATATAATTAGACTATCTAAATAATTTAATAGAGCAGAGAAAGAAGGTACTTCATGTCTAGTCAAACGGAAAAAAAGAGTAGGGGAAGAGATTTAACAGAGGGCAATGTCTTTAAGCATTTATTGTTTTTTAGTTTTCCATTACTTATTGGTAACCTACTGCAGTCATTAAATCAATTAATTGATGCGTTTTGGGTTGGGAGATTTATTGGTCCTAATGCGTTAGCAGGTATTGCTGTGTCAGGCTCGGTCGTCTTTGTTTTGCTGGCTTTTATCTTTGGGTTTGTCATTGCAACCTCGACAATGGTTGCACAATATAAAGGGGCAAAAGACGAAGAGTCATTACAGAAAACGGTTGATAGTTCAGTAAAGGCACTAACTTTAGCTGCTCTCGTATTAACCGTTGTTGCTATTTTTCTTACGCCTTACATATTAAGAGTTTTACAAACCCCGGTTGAAATCTTTGATATGGCTCAAACATATTTAATGATCTTTTTCTCTGGATTATTATTTGTTGGGGGATATAACTACTTAAGTGCTATATTAAGAGGTTTAGGGAATTCAAAGACTCCTTTATATTTTCTAATTGTAGCGACAGTAACAAATATTATTTTAGACCCTATTTTAATTATTGGTGTGGGACCAATTCCGGAACTAGGCGTAGCAGGTGCCGCACTAGCAACGGTCCTTTCTCAAGCGTTAGCATTTGGGTTAGGATTAAGTTACATCAAAAGACATGACCTTGGTTTTAAAATGAGATTGTTTAAGGGGAAAGCAGAGAATTTCTATCTTATGAGAATGATTAAAATGGGGATTCCTGCAGGGCTGCAGCAAGTAGTAGTCTCATCAGCGGTAGTTGCAGTGATGGGTGCGGTAAATATGCAAGGAGCGGCTACTGTGGCAGGATTTGGTACGGCAACGAGGTTAGATGGCTTTATCATGCTACCTGCCATGTCCTTGGGATTGGCAATTTCGGCAATGGTTGGTCAAAATATCGGAGCTGGAAAGTGGGAACGGATCCCGAGCATTGTCCGTTCTGGTCTATTTTTAACATTTGTTATTACGGGAAGCTTATCTTTGGTATTATTTTTCTTAAGAGAACAAGCATTAGCTTTATTTACAGACGATCCTCAAGTTATTAAAGAAGGTGCTTCTTATCTTAAAATTGTAGTGTTCGCTTTCGTCCCATTTAGCTTCATGTTTATTATTACAGGTGTGTTAAGGGGAGCAGGGGATATGATTTGGGGTCTTATCCTTACAGCAGCTTCTTTATGGGCGATACGAGTTCCCGCCGTTTATATATTGGCGCATTTTCTTGGGACTGATGGAATTTGGTATGGAATGGCCTTAAGTTTTATTCTGGCTTACGTTATTGCAGGTACCTATTACTTATCAGGAAATTGGAAGAAGAAAGCACTTGTGAAACAAAGTATAGGCAAAGAGAAAAAACAGATTAGTACGGCTAATTAACTTTTTAAAAACGGCGTTTACGAAATGCCGTTTTTATTTTCCTGAAATTCAAAACTTTTCCCGGGCAAGCGCAGGAAATGGCAATTTAACTGTTCATTCAACATGCGAGAAAGACATTTTGTGAATTATTGTAAAAACTGTCTGGTATTTTGTGTTAGGAAAAAAGTGGAGTTTTAAAATCGAGGTAGTTGACTTGAAATTTGTAAGAAAGACCCCAATCATAGTTTTATTCCTACTTGTCAGTCTTATAGTATTTAGTGTACAATATACCTTTTTTGATTGGAGTTTATTTAAACAAGAGTTAATTATCGAATTAACCTCTCCTGAAGGTACGTATACGATTAATGCATATGTATATAATGGTGGAGCTACGGTTAACTATTCAGTTCTTGGAGAACTAGTTTTTTAATAAAAGGCTGTTTTCGCAAAGTTTGTTGCTTAAGTACATACTAAAATTTGACTACTATTAGTAAGTATTGCTCTTTTCTTACTAAATTTATTGGGTGATATCTTCTTTTAAGTAATTTTTTCAATTATCTTAGTTGAAAAAGCAACAATGTTTTAGAAAAGATCCTGATAAAAACAATAAAAAATCTAAGGAAATATATTGGGAATACCGAGGAGAAAAAGCTGTCCTTGAGTGGATTGATGACAACATAGTATAGATAAATAATGTTACTTTGATTCTTCCAGATCAAACATACGATTATCGTCATGGAGTAAAGTAATACAGAAAAGAGGGAATTCCCATGAGGTGCGGATCCAAATGCTTTCTCGTTGAAATAGAGCTAATGGGTGAAAAGCAAACCAAGTCCGTTAATGCGAGAACGCCTGTCGATGTAAGAAAAACAATGCGATTGGAGTACGGAGAAAAGGCTCGCATCCTATCCGTAAGGGAAAAGAAATAATATAAAAGCGTAGTTAGGGGGAGTGACTAGGCACAGGATTTGAGCCGTTATTTTGTTTTTTTGCTATTACATTCGAAAGCTATTGCCTATATTTTGAATTTTGGTATCTTAGAAGGTAGGGATGAGGTGTTCGAGTGAAACAGGAAATACCAGAAGAATATTGGAAAGCAATCTTAGAAAATAATCCCAGTTATGATAGAGTTTTTTACTATGCTGTCAAAACGACAGGGATATTCTGCCGTCCATCATGTCATTCAAGACCACCTAATAAAGATAATGTTAGGATATTCCATGATGCGAACGTAGCACAATCCTTTCAATATAGACCTTGTAAACGATGTAGACCGGATACTATCGAACTTCCTGAGGAGAAGTGGGTGAATTCCATTTTGAGTTGGTTGGACTTAAACTATAAGAAAGCTATTACGTTAACGACTCTTGGAGAAACTTTTCATGTGAGTCCATATCATCTTCAGAGAACGTTCAAGCGGGCAACAGGAATTAGTCCAGTGGAATACCTTCGGAAAATTCGAGTAGAAAAAGCAATCTATTACTTGGAAAACACAAACGAAACGGTATCAAGAATTGGCTCCGCAGTTGGGTATGCTAATACCTCTTACTTCGTTACCTTGTTTAAAAAAGAAAAGCTGTTGTCACCAATCGCTTATAGAAAAAAGTATAAAACTGCCAAGGGAGTTAGCTTATGAGATTAATCGGGCCTTTAATAGTATTAAGTTTAATATGGGGATTATCCTTTGTGTTTATAGAAAACTTAATTGGTACAGCTGGTGTATGGGGAACGGTATTCTTACGCTGTCTCGCGGGTGCTATCATCCTATTACCATTTTTATTAATTAAGATGAAGAAAAAAGAGGTTCCGAAACGTCTACCATGGAAAGCACTAGTGACCGTTGGGATTTTTAATGCAGGATTGCCTTGGGGACTAATTGCACTTAGTCAAACGAATATTACTAGTAATACAGCAGCAGTCCTTAATGCCTTGACGCCAATATTGACAGGTTTGATTGGATTTATTATCTTTTCAGTCTATCTTAACAAAAAGCAATGGGGAGGCATTTTTCTCGGTTTTATTGGAATTTTAATCTTGATGAATTTTAACATTAACGATCTACTTTCTAGCAATTTTATTGGAATTGGAACAATGATCATAGCGACCACTTGTTATGGATTCGCTACTCACTTTACTAGAAGATACCTCCAAAGTTTAAATGTCGTCATCATTACAATATTCTCTTTACTTGTTGGTGCTTGTATAGGGGCAATAGGAGTAGTTACAACAGACTCTTCATCATTTGCGAACATATTAGAATCAATTGATTTACTTTTTCTAATATCTGTATTAGGTTTAGGCTGTTTAGGATCAGGGATTGCACATTTACTCTATTATTATTTGATTAATAATGGTGGGGCGGAATTTGCTAGTACTGTCACTTACCTAATCCCCCTTACTGCACTTTTGTGGGGGAATGTATTATTAGGAGAACCAATCACTAGTAACCTAATTATCGGCTTAATAACAATCTTTTTCGGAGTTTTCCTTTCTAATCAAAAGTCAAAAGCTTTAGTTGAAACAAAATCATTAAGGGATATAAGACAAAATTAGTAAGCTTAGTTCAGATTTTAGAAACTTTGTAAATCAAAACCCAAGAACAACCCATGTTTTGTTAAATACACTCCACACATGTTGAGGTAGTGTCGCAGATAGTTTTAAAGGATTAATCCGGTAAAATAGAAAAGCGATAACTAATTTTAGGCGTTCCGTTCTTATCTACCTCTATACGATTTACAAAACAATGAAGTAGCTCATCGGTAACCTCGTTTAGTGGTAGGAAGGAATTAATAACCCTTCTGAGTTCTAAAACTTTTTCATTCATATACGTTTCATCCTGGAGTGATGCATTGAGCTCACTCCTTTTTAGCGATAAAATTTTTAACTCTTCCTGAGTTGCATCTGCTGCGTCACGATATTCTTCGTGAGTAATTGCATCAGCTGCTAGCAATTCGAGGTAACGTTTCTTTTTTAACTTTAATTCTTCAACATTCTTGTCAATTTTAAGTAAATCTTTTTGTGCCCGCTTTTTTGCTTCTTCTGACGTAGCGTTGAAATCTTTAATGAATGAGTCGCTATTAACTAAGAGCGACATCTTTGTTACATCGGCTAGGATTAACGATTGTAAATGCTTTTCTTTAATGGTTCTTTGACAGCAAGCATTTTTACCATAGCGAGCGTAGCGACCACAAATATAGCCATCCCGATTTTGTCGGTACCACATTCCTGTTCCACAATCAGAACAATACAACAAATTAGTAAAGAGATGCTTTTTTCCCTTG
The window above is part of the Anaerobacillus sp. CMMVII genome. Proteins encoded here:
- a CDS encoding DMT family transporter, with amino-acid sequence MRLIGPLIVLSLIWGLSFVFIENLIGTAGVWGTVFLRCLAGAIILLPFLLIKMKKKEVPKRLPWKALVTVGIFNAGLPWGLIALSQTNITSNTAAVLNALTPILTGLIGFIIFSVYLNKKQWGGIFLGFIGILILMNFNINDLLSSNFIGIGTMIIATTCYGFATHFTRRYLQSLNVVIITIFSLLVGACIGAIGVVTTDSSSFANILESIDLLFLISVLGLGCLGSGIAHLLYYYLINNGGAEFASTVTYLIPLTALLWGNVLLGEPITSNLIIGLITIFFGVFLSNQKSKALVETKSLRDIRQN